The sequence CCATGAACATCCCAGACGCCAATGACGGTCCCTCCGGGCTGGCCGCCGTGCATATGTCCATTGAGGACCTTTTAAGCTTCATGAACGATTTCCCGGCGCTGCTCTGGCGTATCGAAATCGCCAAATCCCGCATTGAGTTCCTGAACAACAACTACATTGTCTCCAACGGCCTGGACGGGAAGCTGCTGCTGAAAAATATTCAGTACCAGCGGGACGTCGTCATTCCGGAGGATGCCTACCTGCTTGGCGCCTTCATGGATTCCGTGAAAAAGGGAAAGACGGCGGCCACGATTTTTCGCGCGCGGTGCACGGAGAACAGGATCGCCTGGCTCAAGATCACCGGCGCGACAAATTCCTGGGATCCCCGCTATTACTACGGTTTTCTTCTCAATGTGACCGACACTGTGGAGCAGATCAAGGCCATTCTGGACAAGGACGTCAATATCGAGTCCCTGGTCGGCGACACGGGCAACGCGGTTCTGGTTTTGGACTATGATTCGCGCAAGGTCCTGTGCGTGAACGCCGCGGCATGCGATCTGTTCGAGATGAACCGCGGGGAGTTGCTCAACTTGACACTGGGCGATCTGTACCGAGAATCCATGAAGACGGCCGTGGAGAACATGCTGGAGCAGGTTCTACTGCTGCGCAAATGGAACGGAAAGCTGGATTTTTACCAGAGCGGCAAACGTAGTTTTTTCACAGCGGAAACAGTGGTCCGGCATATGTCCTGCGGCGGCAAGCGCCTCCTGCGGGTAGAGTTTGCCAACCCCAAGATCGGCCGGGAGAGATCGCGACCGCGCCGTCTTTTTTCCGACGACTCGCGCCGGGTGCGTTTGATCCATGACTTGTCCGCAGTCAAGGATGATATTGAGGCCATCATGCGGGTGGCCTTCGAGTCCGCGCTTGTTTCAGAAAAGTACGATGCGATCATGGTTTCCGACGTGCATGTGCGCAAGAACCAGGTCTTTGTGTACTACGCCGGAAATCAGCCCATGCCGCTAGAACAGGGGCACCGGTTCGCCTATTCCGGGACCATCGCCGAGGACATCAACCGCTTCGAGCTCTCCCACCTGACCGTGGACGACACGCAGGAGAGCATCAAACCCATCGACTGGGCGCTTTTTGTGCCCCAAGGCATTCGCTCCTACTTCGCCAAGCCCTTCTTCAGCCGCGGCACCCTGCGCACCGTCCTGATCGTGTGTTCGCGCAAACCCCACGCTTTTTCCGGAGTCACTGTCGGCGATTTCGAGGATTTTCTGGACCCGATCAACGACGTCGTCAAAATGTGGCGGCAGTCCGGGCGACGCTGAATCCTTTGCTGAGAGGGACCTCTTTTGGTTCTACCAAAAACGCGTTTTTATGCGCATGCATGGTGTTATGGCGCAACTACCCAGAAAAATTGTAAATAACGTTGCCATGAGTCGATATTTTCGTGTATGGTTTACCAAATCAATCTTTGAAGGAACCAGTGCATGATGGAAGACCATGGAAGCTTGCTCAGTCAGCTTGAGCTGGTTGTTCTTGAAAGGGGATTGCAGCCTGGCGACAAACTGCCACCCGAAAGAGAACTTGCCGGACAAATGCTCGTCAGCCGCAACACGCTGCGCGGTCTTTTGCGTTCTCTTGAAGCCCAGGGCCTAGTCACTATCAAGCCGGGCAGCGGCACGTTCCTGCGCACTAGGCTGGCCGGGATTGCCCACCTCCACCGCTCGTCGCACCAGGCCGTGGCCGATAGAATCAAGGCCGCGTTTATATTCCTGCCACCGATTCTCAGCAAAGCCCTGCAAACTATTTCCGAGCCGAAACTCAAAAATCTGCAGGCCTGCAACATCGCGCTCAGTCAGGCGATGTGCGACGGGGACCCGTGCCGGGTTTGGGCGGAGATCGCCCTTTTCCTGCGTCTCATCGCCCAGGAGACCGGCAACTCTTTTCTGGTCAAGACCGTGGAACAAATGTTCAGCGTCGAGGTGTCCTTTGTTGAGCACTACTTCCAAACCGACCGCGATATCCTCGAGGATATCTTTGCCGGGCATGTCAACATCCTGCAGGCGCTACGGGAGCGAAACGCCGGCAGGATCTCCGCGCTGACCGGACAATATCTTCTGAGCATCTGCCGGGCTCTGGAGGCGGGCAACGAATTTTCCGTCTGGGATCCCGTCGCGCACAGGGCACAGGAAGGGGATGCATATGAGCAGTGACGTTCCGCTGAATCGACGGTTTTTCTTCAGAAAAAGTGTAGCCAGTTTTCTTGATTGCGTATGCAGCGGATGCAATAGCAAAGATGAATATTCGCTTTTAAACGATGAAAAAAATAAAATGTCCGTATTATGGAGTGATTTTACACCTGAAATGATAACATTCGAGGCAAAACGTTTTGGAGTTGATCCGGAAGACAAAGAAGAGATATTTAAAAGAATTCAGCAGGAAATGCTGGATGCAAAGAGCTGATCTGTAAAAAATGGAGAGATAAGGGGTTTTGGCGGTGAATACATGAATCATTAATGTCGTATAAAAAGAGCCGGGGCGAAGTGTTGGTCGCAGGACGCCCCCGCTCTTTAACCATACCACAGTTTCCAACCCGAGCAAGGAGGAGTTATGGAGAGGTACGGAGAAAATTATCTTGAGGAGCGAAAGCTTGTCAAGCGCTGGCCGCAGCCGATTCCGGCGATTGTCGCCCTGGTGCTGACGCTGGTGGTGTTTTACGGCACCTGGTGGATTTTTCAGGATCCCAGAGGGCTGATGCGCATGTACACTCCTTATGTGGGGTACATGTACACCCGCTGGTGGCTGATCATGCTCATCTGGATGGTCTACATCTTCAATTTCTGGCCTTTTAAGCGCAAATGGCTGGAGACGACCCACCCCGCCATCAAGGGGGCTGTCCTGACCGGCATCTCGGTGGTCATCCTCTGGGTGCTGATCAAAGGCTTCTTTGAATACTTTCTGGGTAATTTCGGTCTGGCGTATTTCAATCCCGAGCAGTTGACCAAGCTTCCGGGCATCACAGAGTTTTTCGCCATTGAATACGCAGCACTGGCCTGTCTCATGTTTGCCGCCATCGCCTCCTGGCTCAGCCCGGCCTGGGTCGTGGCCTTGGAGGAAGTGCCCTGGAAGGGGATGAATCAGCCGGGCAAGGGCATCAGCATTCTGGTCATGACCTTTTTTCTGAGCACCCTGGTCTATTTTGTGACCATGCATTCGCACATGGGTATCCTTTACTATCCCTGGCAGTACTTCACCTCCATCGCGCCTCCGTATTGGGAGCAGTTTGCCGACACCGTGTCAGGCAACTTTCATGTCTCCTGGATCATGTGCGCGACCGTGACTGTGTGGATGGTGGAGACGATTTGGGAGCGTTTTCCCTTCAAGCTGATAAAGACCAATTGGCTGCGCCGGGTGGTGGCTTTTTTCGGCATCATCGCCATTGCCTGGGCCATGCATCTCTTTCTGTATTTCGCCCAGGAGCTGACTTGGGGCGAAGCCATCCGCGGCACGCGCCGTGATTTCGCGCCGGACTGGCGTTGGCTGCATGTCGGTGAGATGGCCGTTTTCTGGCTCGTCCCGGCCCTCTTCATTAATTTCTACTGCGACAATTGGCCCCGGCGCTTCAGCCTGCCCGTCAACGTGCTCGTGCGCACGCTGGTGAGCATCGCGGCCGCAATCCTGCTCTACATCTTCTACTACGCAACGTCCCATTTCTTCCTGGGCACGCAAAAGGGATTTTCCCATCCTCAGCAGTTCCCTATGATCCCGACCATCTGGCTGATCAACATCTGGCTGGTGCATCACTGGTTCATGGACAATTGGCCCGCCTGGAAAATGGTCCCCAAGACCGCAACCGAGATCGCCGAGGACCATGCCGCCGAAGAAGTCCAGCTTGAAGGCCTGCGCTGGAGCCCTTCCCTGGGCATGGGGCTTGGAGTGGGGCTGGCCTGCGGCGTGGCGGTGTACTTCATTGTGCTGAAGGCGCTGCCGCTGGCGTATCAATCCATCACCATCATCAAATAGCCGGCCGGGCAGGGAGTAATCATGAGCAACGATCAGAACACGTTCAGCCGACGCAACTTCTTCAAGGGAGCCGCAATGGGGACGCTGGGCGGGACCATTCTCGCCATGGGCGCCTATTCGTACAGCCCGTGGCGCAAGGCTTTTTTCTCCAGCGCGGAGCGCAAGATGGTCGATATCGGAGTGTGCAAGAACATCAAGGTGACGAACATTTCCGAGACAAGCTGGTTCAGCAACGCCGACCTCATGGGCGACATCAAGGGGGCGGGCGGACTGTTGGTCAACCAGTACAGCTACAACTGGCCGCCTTTCGCCGACGGCACGGGCCTCGGTAAGGGCAGCTACGAGTCCGGTATCGCCAAGATAAAGCATCTCTTGCCCCATGACCTCGAAGAGGCCTGGGCCATCACCGAGAAGCTTTCGGTGCACCCCGAGAACGCCGGCGGCTTCGCCTGTCTCATTGAGGTCGAGGAAATGGACGGGACCCAGCACAAATACCTGCTCGACAGCGGTTGGTCCTACAAGTGGATGGACGAATGCTTCAAGCGCGAGGGCATCGACGAGATGCTCAAGAATCGGGAAATCGAGGCCCTGTTCATTTCGCATGAGCATTTCGATCATTACTGGGGCGTTCCGGTCACGTACAAGTACGATCCGACCATCACCACCTACATTCCCGACGGCTTCTACAAGGAAGGCCTGCAGTACCTGAAGGACGCAGGGCACCAGGGCAAGGTGGTTACCGTCAAGGCCGGTCTTCAGCACGTCTCTCCGGGCTTCGCCTCCTACGTCTTCGGCGTCCCGATCATTTGCCGCGTCTACGGCGAGCAGTCCCTGTACTTCAATATCAAGGATGTCGGCCTCGTCAGCGTGACCGGGTGTTGCCACCAGGGTATCATCCAGTTTGCGGAGGCCGCCTACAAGGAAATCCGGTACGAAAACGACCAGCTGCACGGGATTTACGGAGGCCTGCACATCTCGCCCTTTGAAGACTGGGACCCGAAGTACGATGATCTGGTCCTTTCCTTGGGTAAATATGGTTTCCAGAAAATCGGGTGCAACCATTGCACCGGCATCCTCTGCGCCAAGAAGTTCGTCGAGGCCGGATATCCGGTGGTCAAAGGGACGGCCCGCTTCGGCTCCAAGGACGCCGTTTATCTCGGCAACGGCGACAAGATCGGTTTTGGCGTAGACGTCTAACCGCAGGATACATTATGGCTCATCCGGCGGCGGCAGGTTTGCCCTGCCGCCGCCGGTCACTGTGCGAGCCGGACAGCCTGTACGGAGTTCCCATGCTTTTCGACTCTTTTCTGCCGGGGGATCTGTTCACGCCTGACGGACAGGGCATGCAGGAGCTCTTCAGGGTCATTCTGATGCGCACGAATTTCGTGCCGGTGCTGCGTCACGTCATTGGGTGGCGTGGTCTGAAGCAGGTCCCTGGGCCAGTGGAATGCTGGACCGCCAAGGTCGAGGGCTTCGCTGGTGTGTTCGGGATTTCCTTTGGCGGCGTGGTCAATGGCCCGGATTGGGTCCGGGGCACTTTTCAGTTGCATTATTTTCCCTTTCCGGACGAGGAGCTGGTCGAACGGTGTTCGCTGCAGGCGGCGGCCTTGAGCCAGTCCGAGGAATACATGCCTCGCGTGCGTGATTTTATGGCCGACCCAGAGTTTGCGGCCCTTTTTTATATCGCGGACCTGATCCTGGGTGTCGATGGCGAGAAGAAGGCCCTGACGCTTGGCCTTGAGGGGCTCGACCGGTTGCGGCTGGTTTGCGAGGCGGGGGTGAGCGTCATGCGCGACGGGCGGGAGGTCGTTGTGATCGAGCCCGGCGGGCTTGATTCGGATTTTCCGGCCTTTGAGACGGCGCGCGGTTTTTTTGATGTTCTGGCGGCTTCTTTGACCTTCACTCTGGATCAGCCCCCGGCGGCTTTGCGCCAAGCCCTGGCACCGGGTTATGAATTACGGCGCTCCGTATCGGGCTGGGTTTCGGAGTCGGCTACCGATGACAACTGGCTGAGGGGCCTGGCGCTTTATTATGGGCAAGGGGATTTTAAAGGGAGCGATACGTTGGGCGACTCCATTCGCAAATTTTACCGCGTCGAACACGACTGGGCGGCCGGCACGCCCGTGCCGCAGGCGTTCGCAGGCAGTCCGTGGTGGAACTCCAATCGACTGCAGGGCGCGGCCAGCATCGACAAGAAAGCCCTCGGCGTGGACGGCAGGCCGCCGCTGATCATGCTGACCGGCTTTCTGGGTTCAGGCAAGACCAGCTTCTTGAAACATTTCATTGAATACCAGACGCAGCGCAGTCGCTTTGTGGCCGTGATCCAGAACGAGATCGGGGCCGTGGGTCTGGACGGCAAACTGCTGGACTATGCCGTGACGGAGATAGACGAAGGCTGTGTCTGCTGCACCTTGTCAGGCAGCCTGAACCGGGCCGTGAAAGGCATCATGTCGTCCTTCGATCCAGACTA is a genomic window of Desulfomicrobium baculatum DSM 4028 containing:
- a CDS encoding PAS domain-containing protein, with translation MNIPDANDGPSGLAAVHMSIEDLLSFMNDFPALLWRIEIAKSRIEFLNNNYIVSNGLDGKLLLKNIQYQRDVVIPEDAYLLGAFMDSVKKGKTAATIFRARCTENRIAWLKITGATNSWDPRYYYGFLLNVTDTVEQIKAILDKDVNIESLVGDTGNAVLVLDYDSRKVLCVNAAACDLFEMNRGELLNLTLGDLYRESMKTAVENMLEQVLLLRKWNGKLDFYQSGKRSFFTAETVVRHMSCGGKRLLRVEFANPKIGRERSRPRRLFSDDSRRVRLIHDLSAVKDDIEAIMRVAFESALVSEKYDAIMVSDVHVRKNQVFVYYAGNQPMPLEQGHRFAYSGTIAEDINRFELSHLTVDDTQESIKPIDWALFVPQGIRSYFAKPFFSRGTLRTVLIVCSRKPHAFSGVTVGDFEDFLDPINDVVKMWRQSGRR
- a CDS encoding FadR/GntR family transcriptional regulator — protein: MMEDHGSLLSQLELVVLERGLQPGDKLPPERELAGQMLVSRNTLRGLLRSLEAQGLVTIKPGSGTFLRTRLAGIAHLHRSSHQAVADRIKAAFIFLPPILSKALQTISEPKLKNLQACNIALSQAMCDGDPCRVWAEIALFLRLIAQETGNSFLVKTVEQMFSVEVSFVEHYFQTDRDILEDIFAGHVNILQALRERNAGRISALTGQYLLSICRALEAGNEFSVWDPVAHRAQEGDAYEQ
- a CDS encoding MBL fold metallo-hydrolase, which codes for MSNDQNTFSRRNFFKGAAMGTLGGTILAMGAYSYSPWRKAFFSSAERKMVDIGVCKNIKVTNISETSWFSNADLMGDIKGAGGLLVNQYSYNWPPFADGTGLGKGSYESGIAKIKHLLPHDLEEAWAITEKLSVHPENAGGFACLIEVEEMDGTQHKYLLDSGWSYKWMDECFKREGIDEMLKNREIEALFISHEHFDHYWGVPVTYKYDPTITTYIPDGFYKEGLQYLKDAGHQGKVVTVKAGLQHVSPGFASYVFGVPIICRVYGEQSLYFNIKDVGLVSVTGCCHQGIIQFAEAAYKEIRYENDQLHGIYGGLHISPFEDWDPKYDDLVLSLGKYGFQKIGCNHCTGILCAKKFVEAGYPVVKGTARFGSKDAVYLGNGDKIGFGVDV
- a CDS encoding CobW family GTP-binding protein codes for the protein MAHPAAAGLPCRRRSLCEPDSLYGVPMLFDSFLPGDLFTPDGQGMQELFRVILMRTNFVPVLRHVIGWRGLKQVPGPVECWTAKVEGFAGVFGISFGGVVNGPDWVRGTFQLHYFPFPDEELVERCSLQAAALSQSEEYMPRVRDFMADPEFAALFYIADLILGVDGEKKALTLGLEGLDRLRLVCEAGVSVMRDGREVVVIEPGGLDSDFPAFETARGFFDVLAASLTFTLDQPPAALRQALAPGYELRRSVSGWVSESATDDNWLRGLALYYGQGDFKGSDTLGDSIRKFYRVEHDWAAGTPVPQAFAGSPWWNSNRLQGAASIDKKALGVDGRPPLIMLTGFLGSGKTSFLKHFIEYQTQRSRFVAVIQNEIGAVGLDGKLLDYAVTEIDEGCVCCTLSGSLNRAVKGIMSSFDPDYIIVETTGLANPFNMLEEMEELTDLVRFDSILTVVDAPNAQQTFAEHSIAIDQLRAADIVMLNKQDLVDADRLEAVIKMVKAHNPHAPVFPAVGGELHPALVLDVDDRPHRAVGGKSHGLHHISHMHEGLWCKSILLEGPLERERFLESVDRLPASVFRVKGVIEFTDSPLALLFQYVGGRYEISLFPEQSDPDRFLTLIGKGGDPQNAAAAIQALDAFGT